The Paenibacillus tianjinensis genome has a window encoding:
- a CDS encoding DsrE/DsrF/DrsH-like family protein, protein MSEQSTIVLFSGELDKAIAAFIIANGAAAYDHEVTIFFTFWGLNALRKDEVIQTNKSFLEKAFGWMMPRGANKLGLSKMNFGGLGPQMIKHVMKKHNALSLPQLIELAKEQGVKLVACTMTMDLLGLKQEELMDGIEYAGVAAYLGDASNGKVNLFI, encoded by the coding sequence ATGTCTGAACAATCTACAATTGTGCTCTTTAGCGGTGAACTCGATAAGGCGATTGCCGCTTTTATAATAGCTAACGGGGCTGCAGCTTATGATCATGAAGTGACGATTTTCTTTACCTTCTGGGGATTGAATGCCCTTCGCAAAGATGAGGTGATCCAAACCAATAAGAGCTTTCTTGAAAAAGCATTCGGCTGGATGATGCCGCGCGGCGCTAACAAGCTGGGTCTTTCTAAAATGAATTTCGGCGGGCTTGGACCCCAGATGATCAAGCATGTCATGAAGAAGCATAATGCATTGTCATTGCCACAATTGATTGAGCTTGCAAAGGAGCAAGGAGTCAAGCTTGTTGCCTGTACGATGACTATGGATCTTCTAGGTCTAAAACAGGAAGAACTGATGGACGGTATCGAATATGCAGGTGTTGCCGCTTATCTCGGCGATGCATCAAACGGAAAAGTCAACTTGTTTATATAG
- a CDS encoding metal-sensitive transcriptional regulator: MEYNYPNEIKTRLRRIEGQIRGVLRLMDEGKSCKEVVSQLSAIRNASDRALAQIVAENLQQCILEEQANGNPDPGKMVKEAVELLVKSR, from the coding sequence ATGGAATACAATTATCCCAATGAAATTAAAACCCGTTTGCGCAGAATCGAAGGACAGATTCGCGGCGTGCTGCGGTTAATGGATGAAGGTAAGTCCTGCAAAGAGGTCGTTTCACAGTTGTCTGCCATTCGCAACGCCTCCGATAGAGCGCTTGCTCAAATTGTGGCGGAGAATCTGCAGCAATGTATTTTGGAAGAACAAGCCAACGGTAATCCAGATCCGGGAAAAATGGTCAAAGAAGCTGTGGAATTGCTTGTTAAAAGCAGATGA
- a CDS encoding rhodanese-like domain-containing protein — protein MAYKEMAPSELASRLNQGESLSVLDVREVEEWEEGHVAGAKHIPLGELNLRLNELDPARETIVICRSGNRSGMACELLNDKGFKVINMTGGLLAWTDKLVRE, from the coding sequence ATGGCTTATAAAGAAATGGCCCCTAGTGAACTAGCGAGCCGTCTTAACCAAGGTGAGTCGTTATCGGTACTCGATGTTCGTGAAGTCGAAGAATGGGAGGAAGGCCACGTTGCAGGCGCTAAGCATATTCCGCTCGGTGAACTGAATTTGAGACTGAACGAGCTTGACCCTGCACGTGAAACCATCGTGATCTGCCGCAGCGGGAATCGCAGCGGAATGGCTTGTGAGCTTCTAAACGATAAGGGATTTAAGGTTATCAATATGACCGGCGGTCTCCTTGCCTGGACTGACAAACTGGTTCGCGAATAA
- a CDS encoding rhodanese-like domain-containing protein: MAFQIPKAVTPQEVAEQIQKGKSLNVLDVRELAEWVEGHVEGAKHIPLGQLIERHKELDRGQEFIIMCRSGNRSGLACELLYEKGYKVVNMTGGLTVWNSVLVRD, encoded by the coding sequence ATGGCATTTCAAATACCTAAAGCCGTCACACCACAAGAAGTAGCTGAACAAATACAAAAAGGAAAGTCGCTGAATGTATTGGATGTTCGCGAATTGGCGGAGTGGGTAGAGGGGCATGTTGAAGGTGCCAAACATATTCCGCTGGGCCAATTAATTGAACGGCACAAGGAATTAGATCGTGGCCAGGAGTTCATTATCATGTGCCGAAGCGGAAATCGCAGCGGTTTGGCTTGCGAGCTGCTGTATGAAAAGGGATATAAAGTAGTTAACATGACGGGTGGGTTAACCGTATGGAACAGCGTACTTGTCCGGGATTGA
- a CDS encoding rhodanese-like domain-containing protein — MIIFYIASLLVLWWILIQLLPVPFLTCVNRKEWSLLEDRWSKAKLLDVRDTNEYREGHIPGSINISVGRLPVVWKKDLSAEDEVIIFSHNWLQRKKAARILARRGFTRLYAVKDCFLPLNRERECYEYDCR, encoded by the coding sequence ATGATTATTTTCTATATAGCCAGTCTATTGGTGTTGTGGTGGATATTGATTCAGCTTTTGCCAGTTCCGTTCCTTACCTGTGTGAATCGCAAGGAATGGTCTCTATTGGAAGATCGGTGGTCCAAAGCGAAATTACTCGACGTTAGGGATACGAACGAGTACAGAGAGGGGCATATTCCCGGATCCATCAATATTTCTGTTGGCCGGCTGCCCGTTGTATGGAAAAAAGACCTTTCGGCAGAGGATGAAGTGATTATATTCTCGCACAACTGGCTGCAAAGAAAAAAAGCGGCGAGGATTCTGGCGAGAAGGGGATTTACCAGACTATACGCCGTTAAGGATTGTTTTCTTCCTCTGAATCGAGAGAGAGAATGTTATGAATATGATTGCAGGTAG
- a CDS encoding rhodanese-like domain-containing protein: protein MNNFFYIILALVVLWILYKQYAPVKGLRALTPEQFQSEAKGNKVIDVREIHEYKRGHIKGAVNIPLSQLQQHIDEIPKDCKVLVYCQSGIRSKQAAKILVRKGFSSVAELRGGMMSWKGPTQK, encoded by the coding sequence ATGAATAACTTTTTCTATATTATACTAGCGTTAGTTGTACTCTGGATTTTATACAAACAGTACGCGCCAGTGAAAGGTCTGCGTGCTCTTACACCGGAACAGTTTCAAAGCGAAGCCAAGGGAAACAAGGTGATCGACGTTCGGGAAATACATGAATATAAGCGGGGCCACATCAAAGGAGCCGTAAATATTCCCCTCAGCCAGCTTCAGCAGCATATAGACGAAATCCCAAAAGATTGTAAGGTTTTAGTGTATTGTCAGAGTGGGATTCGAAGCAAACAAGCCGCAAAGATACTTGTACGAAAAGGATTTTCCAGTGTAGCGGAACTACGTGGCGGGATGATGTCTTGGAAGGGTCCGACTCAAAAATAG
- a CDS encoding response regulator transcription factor codes for MKGKTVLVIEDDAKIRKLIRLYLENEGYEVFEAKDGREGKEVFEKLDPCFVITDLILPHVSGEEICQWIRSDQNSDVPLMILTAKVEESERIWGLQMGADDYVTKPFSPKEVVVRVETILRRTANRCSKISYRGLTLKPLRGEAKYDGKIVPLTNHEFQLLYFFLRHPNQVLNRNQILQELYPYEEKQVIDRTIDVHVSKLREKLNGAGASSDMIDTIRGMGYRFNGYE; via the coding sequence GTGAAAGGTAAAACTGTGCTGGTTATAGAGGATGATGCTAAGATTCGAAAGTTGATCAGGCTTTATCTAGAAAATGAGGGTTACGAGGTATTTGAAGCAAAAGATGGAAGGGAGGGCAAGGAGGTATTTGAGAAACTGGATCCTTGCTTTGTAATTACTGATTTGATACTTCCTCACGTGAGTGGCGAGGAGATTTGTCAATGGATCCGATCCGATCAAAACAGTGATGTGCCGTTAATGATCCTAACTGCGAAGGTAGAAGAATCAGAACGGATTTGGGGATTACAAATGGGCGCGGACGATTATGTTACAAAACCCTTTAGCCCCAAAGAGGTCGTTGTCCGGGTTGAGACCATATTGAGAAGAACCGCAAACCGATGCAGCAAAATCAGTTATAGGGGGCTTACCTTGAAGCCGCTTCGGGGAGAAGCCAAATATGACGGAAAGATTGTTCCACTTACGAATCACGAGTTTCAATTATTGTATTTTTTCTTGCGCCATCCCAATCAAGTCTTGAACCGAAATCAAATTCTGCAAGAATTATATCCCTATGAGGAAAAACAGGTTATTGACCGGACAATAGACGTTCATGTCAGCAAGTTGCGCGAGAAACTTAATGGCGCAGGGGCATCG